The Theobroma cacao cultivar B97-61/B2 chromosome 1, Criollo_cocoa_genome_V2, whole genome shotgun sequence genome contains the following window.
ACATCATTATCAATGTTATTTTCTCACAATCAAGCTGAAGAATATCTGCTCAACACAACTGTGATATTGCGATACAGGTCTTCATACTTATAAATTAACTTTGATGTTGGTTTCGAATTTGAACTACGGCCGTCTTATTCAAGATGACAAATTCCTTCATTATTAAGAGAATCCTGCACTAGCATTTGATTCCTGCTTAAATCCCCCCTTCACCCAATTAATTTCAAGAATCCTTTTGTGTTTTCATGGCATGACAAGAAATCCAACGATTGACCCCTTAACTGacaagatatatatatatatatatatattcaaagaTCTTACCATGACTGTGTCGCCAATGTTGACAACGAAAGATCCTGGGATGGGAGTAACAGCATGCCACTTTCCATCAGCAAACACCTGAAGGCCACCTACCTGATCCTGATGGAGGATTGTCAAGGCAGTGGGGTCGGAGTGAGGCCCGGTTCCTAGAGCCAACTCAGGTTTTTGGCATGGCGGGTAGTGATTCAATCTCAGAATGGAATCATGTCCTTCGAAGAAGTCTCTGAAGTAGGCTTGGTCGAGTCCGAGACTTATCCCGATGAGCTGCATAATCCCTTGGGAGAGCTTGCCCATTGCTTCACAATAATCCTGGTAAAGCCTCCTATCAAGCACGAAAATCAAGAGAGGAACAAATGTAATAGTAATCTTTcacaaattaacttaaaagaCCATGAAATTATCACGTGTTGTATTTCAGGAGGAAAGGTATTTAACTGGACAAATCATCATTATCATTAAAATGCATGTCCAATTCTACCCACACTTTAAAAAAGGCTTCGAATGTAATTGGACAGACACTACAGGTATAATTTGTCTTTAGCTTTTTGCTTCGTTGGACACTAATCTTGACGTTATGAATATCATAAgttttttgctatttttgtaTCGAAGGCAAACATTTCTCTTATTGCTTGTATGAGGAATAAAATGTTGAGATTTTTACGTACCCGAAATGTCTAAAATCTGCACCCATCACATTCACCAAATATTCTTCCACGATATTTTGACTGTCAGAACAATATCGAAAAGACAGTGTTTCTTTCCATGGCAGCTTGGAGGAGAACCGGCCAACGAAGCTACTCGCATACCCATAGTTTTCTCCTGTCTTTCTCTGTGCCCTTTGCTTCTCAGAGAGTTGCATGCCGAAGAACAAGTCCATGTACTGCTGAGCTTTATCGATAAGCCCGGAATCCACCCCATGGTTCACAACCAAAAAAAAGCCATGCTTCTTGCATGCCTCATTGACAAGCTCTGCCGCTTTGGAGACAGCGAGAGGGTCACCTGACAGGAGAACTCCCATGTCAATCGTAGGAATCACAAGTTCTGGGGCCTCAAGGCATGGCTTCTCGTGGTCAGGCCATATGAACTGAGAGGGTATGTTGGATTCAGATCCTAGGACAGATGCATCGAACACTAAAGgttgattttcatgctttgCTGCGGATGTTGGTAAAGTATTAGGCCCCTGGCCAGCAAGAGGCATTGGTCTGTCTGGATTGGCGCAATCCATCGGCAGATAATGCACCATTTTCAGCTGTGACTtgaatgtttgtgtttttggtTTTGAGAGAGAGGAAGGAAGCCAGTGAGGGCTAGCGAGGAGCAAGAAAGAGTTTAAATAAGAAGAAGCAGAGGCAGAAGAAATTGTAGACAGAAGGCAAGGCCATTTTTTTTGGAAtctaatcaattaattgtATGACCTGTTTGGTCATTCCCTCTTTAATATGTTTCCCTCTCTGGTTGTTTTTGGAGATTAAATTGGATTTTTTAATTCCCCCTTAAATTACATATCTCTTGGTGGctattaaacaaataaaaggtaataaaaatatattaggCAACATGCACCTGACTTatccaaaaaacaaaaggaaagaaaatccATACACTTAATAGGTACATTCATGTATTTGATTCAATGGTAAATGCATGAATGCCCTTGATTACACTCAACAAATTACCTTATACAGAAAACTACTGAGGACCTCacataattatgattattaggGTAACTTGCAATATATACATCTAATTACCAATTAGAGAGATTTTTGACAGTTAATAGAAAGAAGGTCCACCTCCTCAGATTCTGAATTCCACAAATTTGGTTCTGGAGAGATAATTATTCTACTGTTTTAGTATCATTTCTGACTTTTATATTCTTAATTAGGTATATATATACCTGTGTTTTGATCTTTTCTGTGTACATCAACATATGGCAAAGGTCGACTTCATTTACCATAAGGAGGCCAAAATTTGTTGACAGATCAATATTTAGAGTATCCAGCCGTTTCTATTAAAGATTTTGATAACTTACCATCTTCACCCAGGTCTCAGGAAGGTTCAATTGATCATTTATTATAAAcataatgtttgaaaaaaaaaatttaattaaattgttatctttttatcacactcaattaagtttttatatttttattttaaattaaataaatttttataatcaataattaactaattactattaattaaaatatcacttattattttaagCTTACGTTATGCTGATGTCATAGCAATTTTGTACTTGAAGGCAAGCCAGCTTGATGGCAAGGGACTGAGGCTCAAGAGTACGCGAACCAGCTTGATGGTGGACCAGCAATAGGGGTTGAGACTTAAATTTTATGCCAAGGCAGCGTTGTGGCACGTAGGCAATGCGCGGGAAGCCTGGGCATACAAGACTGGAGGGCAAAGGTGTGCAGCACACAAGTACGCAACGCCAGCACCCGGGGCAGATTGGCATGCAGCTGGGACGCACAGAGAGACAAGCATACTGCCAAGCACGCGAGAACTACTGGCTAGCCCAAGACTTGTGGGGTAATCGTTGCAAGCCGTTTAGAGGAGCTTGGGGTGCGCTACAGTTCAAAACACTGCCTAGCCGTTAGTCACTACCTTGTAATGGCCCACAGGGGTCTGTGACCTATATAAATCCCTTAAGCCCCCTCATTTGGAACTAATCACTTTTGTACTGACTTTATATGCAATAAAAACTCTTTCTTTGTTCCCAAAACTCATTTCACCTTTGTTGTGCTTGTCATgatctttatttgttttatttgaaaaGGTTGCTAGCCTTTTTAGGTGTCCTTAGGTAAGCAAAAGCTAAGTCGTAAGCATTAAAAGAAAACCCTCGTGACATTGACATGATATTAATATGAAGAGTAAAAAATGTCACCGGATAATACCATCATatcacattattattattatgatattTCAACATGTCACGttgaataaaatgataagtgataatttgattaataataattgatcaatcattatttataaaaatttaaataaaaaaataaaaatttatttaaattttttctaatagttgaagaatttcttttaaataatatacCTTTATTATACAAAGAAAAATCTACTCTCCTTTTTACTCCACTTTACGTGATTGTGTACATATAAACTTTTACTTCATTTTTTGTGGTTGTGTGTACATATACAAAGATTGCAATGGATTCcacaattaataattaattataattagtGATCAAATCAACCAACGATTGCTCCCTAATTAGTGTACTTGTTTCCACATTTGTCTTcagagaaaattgaacaacttTTGCGGAAAAAGGTAGGTCACAAGAATTCCTCTGGTAGAGAACAGCAGGACCTCAGACCCATTTTCTCATATTCTAGATAGTCACTGTCAATCAATGGCCAAGAATGTTCGGTGATCATCAGATTTTAGATTGAGTTCGTAAAAACGACATCCGATTGTTTTATTTCATTCCGATGCATGACAAATCAAACACAGTGCAtggttctttttttctctcacaGATATTTAACCTTTTCGAAGACGTTGATGAGTGAAAGACAGCTTATAGCCTGTTAAGCTACTTGAGACTGTTTGCATGATTTTGCAATCTAATTACGAATATGATTGTTACGTCGTCTTTACAAGCTCATATCCTCTagattcattaaaaatttatatttatataaaaaaaatttattattctcttactatatattatatattgtatacatatatgataaatataatgatttcaacgattcaaatcataatcttattttttatttaataaaattcatgatCAGTACGATtttaataacttaaattataTGCATGAATGTCTTGCAATAAGGAACATATATAAAGATAAAGTGAAAATGATAAGGAGATAATGACGTGTGATTATTGAATAGATGATACCAAAAATTATCACGTCAATTATGTGGATTATTGACATGAAAAATGAAGGTCTTGACAAGCATAGtagataatataaataatacaAGAGAAATGTCTATTTATTGGAATTGACCTCATAGCATATACATAAGGTTTTGTGCTATGAAATCCAAGACCGATCTTTCTCGTAGAATGGCAACAAAAGAAGAACCTATATACGTTTGACCCTCGAGCCCATGGGTGGGGGTCGATTGAACATCGATTTGATGCTGATTCTGAGAGGCGTCCTTTTCAGTTTCACGTGCAGAGatcaaaaattttggtttaCATGCTTCATTCCCggagaagaaagaatttgTGCAGTTTACTTAGATTTTCCCTGTATAGGCCAAAAGAACATTATGCCACCATCCATGCAATTAGCTAGGCAGCAGCCCTCGAAAAGAGCTAGCCGAACTTCCATGTTGTCGTTCTCAGCCAATGTGGCAAATACTGTAGTTTCGGATTTGAAAGAGATTGATTAATGGCTAATCTTTGGGTTTAGCTAAATATGACTAGTGTTCAGTTCAGTCCGTCACCACCGGCAATGGCATCCTGATTCTGTTTACCATTGCCTACGATGATTATTATTTGGTGCATTATCAGATGCAGAAAATGACGAATGCAGTTAAATGTAAGCTTTAATGACAGAATCAAGATTTCATGTTTGGAGTCAAAAACAATgtttataaaataatcatattaaaagTTTAATGTTAATAgaggtaaaattataatttttttataaaaaaataaaggtcaaattataaaatttaaaaaaaaaacaaagagaaattattaaattttaaaattttagaggAACAGTGCTTCTACTGGTCTCCTCTCTCCGTCTCTGATTGAAACTAATAAATATgtccaaaaataataaatagggacataaaataaccaaaataaataatataaattaatctGATGCATTGCAcatgaatattttaattaattaaataaaaaaaaagaaattaagaaaatagtGATTTTCGTAAAGTTCTTCGAGGCAtagattaaataattaagacgTCTATTTAGTCACTATAATTGCTATCTCATCACATGCTTATGATCCAATCCAGATGAATAGTTGTACTTGACATGGTATAATCTAAGTGAAATTCCCATAGTGAGAATtcctaaaataatttaataataataataataataaaaaggaggcaatgaaaaataaattaaaaaatataaccatAATAATCATTGTATTCAAAGGACCtggtattatatatatattaactagATTCTTTCtctaataaaacattttacgttCAAAACATATTGATCTATCTTCTTGATAAGTACGTATtcgttaaaaaaatataattagattacattattttgttttatattgattaaaaaaatatataaatatttgactaaatatctacaaaaaatataagataataTAATCAAGGTGAAGATACAGTAAGAttcagtaaaaaaaaattattaatgtaaTAGTATAGAGTAAAATACGATCAGTCGAGTATATtcgaatgaaaaaaaaaaaaagaaaattggtcCTTTAACTACTCCCTTATATTAACCAGTTGGACCAAAATTGGGCTTCAAATCAAGCATTTGGGCCTTTCTATAAAATCCAAGTTTTAAGGCCCAAATTAGCTTGTTAGAGACACCCCGTAAGAGCTTGTTAAACCCTAAGTTTTATGGCTAACCGGATTTTTCCTTGCTAAATAGTTAAGGgcttataattttatacatgatcaagaaatataatttcatCAAAGTTAATTCATattctcattaaaaaaaattacttttaatatattaccatgttataattttatacatgaattaaaataattgtaaCTTGATATCTGATCGAAATTAACAGTCACTTataacaattttaatttttttaaataaaataagactcctagtgaaattatttttatattaat
Protein-coding sequences here:
- the LOC18614254 gene encoding gibberellin 20 oxidase 1-D, whose protein sequence is MVHYLPMDCANPDRPMPLAGQGPNTLPTSAAKHENQPLVFDASVLGSESNIPSQFIWPDHEKPCLEAPELVIPTIDMGVLLSGDPLAVSKAAELVNEACKKHGFFLVVNHGVDSGLIDKAQQYMDLFFGMQLSEKQRAQRKTGENYGYASSFVGRFSSKLPWKETLSFRYCSDSQNIVEEYLVNVMGADFRHFGRLYQDYCEAMGKLSQGIMQLIGISLGLDQAYFRDFFEGHDSILRLNHYPPCQKPELALGTGPHSDPTALTILHQDQVGGLQVFADGKWHAVTPIPGSFVVNIGDTVMALSNGIYKSCLHRAVVNSQTVRRSLAFFLCPRMDKPVTPPAGLLSSENPRIYPDFTWATLLEFTQKYYRADMKTLDAFSHWLQEQDTNKKTP